The genomic window GGCGAATTGTCGATGATTGCGGTGGGGCCTTTACAATGGGTACCATAGGCGGTGGTGTCTTTCAGGCAATAAAAGGTTTTCGAAATTCTCCAGTGGTAAGTAGGTGAATGGTCTTATTTTATCATCAATTAAAATCTGGATTTGCTAGTATCACTGATGGCCCTATCGGGGGCTGGAAATGTATTGTACTTCTGTATTTTTGGTTGCTTCTTTATAGGGCGTAAACCACAGACTACGAGGGAGTTTGACTGCTATTAAAACCAGGGCTCCGCAGTTGGGAGGTAAGCAGAATTTTCCATTTGTACTTCACTATATCTTTTCTTGTTCGGTTGAAGATGAAGCTTAGTTCAGTCTTACAGGAATTACTGTCTCTGTAAGTTCTTCTGGATTTACGGTTTATTCAGAAAATTAACTGGAATTGCTGCATCCATTCATTGGAAAATTTTGTCTCTGTTCTTCAAACGATCAGTGgtattttggttttggtatttttgggttttttcctcttatCCAAAAGGAAGACTGTGTGTGTAAAGCTTAGGTTTGTGAGTCAGGAGTGATAGCTTCTGGGGTAATAGAAAGCAGAAGAGAATGTGATCGGAAGGATTGGGTTTCATGAGAGAGAGTGTGATGATGCTGCTCCGGCTCCTCTCCAAGGTTAGGTTTTGGATGTCATGCAGAGGTCAATGCAGAATGTGAAAAGAATTCATTACACTTTTTAAACTTGGTTATTCAGAAGATGGGAGAAGAGAGATGAGCTGGagcggggcacttgggtggctcagtgaagcatctgccttcacctcaggtcatgatccgggagtcccaggaatgagccccacatcccgctccctgagtgggaagtctgcttctcgctcAGAGCCTCCctcatctcatgctctctctttctctctctctaataaataaataaaagcttggaGGCTATATTCATTTACAAAGATAAAGTCAGGTTGAGGAGACCATGTGGAACACATGAAAAGACTAAATACTTTTAGTCATTCCTAAGTAATTTTGTGTGACAGAAGAAATAGTCCTGTCTTTGTTTTTAGcatatttttctttggaaagacTGGCTGAGAGCTGCCATTTATCGGGTGCTTGCTATGTCCTAAGCACTCTCCTATGGGTTTTATAGTAgtattttaatcctcacaacaccaCAAGAGGTAAGtgtaattatccccattttccagatgaggaaattgaggctgaaGTGATgatatatctttttccttttctttcctctgtaaaatgataCCCTCTGGAAAGTAAATAGTGACTGATTTTCCTTTGCTTTAATGGTTACTTATGTTGTCAAGAAGGGTAAGTAGTATTAAAGCACACACCAACCCTGAACTCTCAATATATGCAGAAGACATACAGGGTTTTGTATGTCTTTTAAGAGGCTGCTTTTATCACATTATGCTTTttcaatggataaaaaaacaatcAGGTAAGGTTACAGCCAAGAGGGAACTTAAGGAGACATGACCACTAAATGTAAtttgggatcctggaacagaaggacataaaaactaaagaaatctgaGTTAAATGTGGACTTAACATTGTGTTGATATTGGGTCATTAATTGTGCAGATGCACCATGGAAATGTAAGATGTTAGAAATTGTAAAACCAACTAGACTAAGTTGTGGTATGAGTGAATTGGGATTGTTTATTTCAGATCCCcgagattggctttttttttttttttttttaaggaaactattGAGAAATCTTTatggtgttttgctttttaaaaatactggaatgacatgggcgcctgggtggctcagtgggttaagcctctgtcttcagctcaagtcatgatctcaggggatcgagcctcgcataggctttctgctcagtagggagcctgctccctgccctgcctgcctctctgcctacttgtgatcactctctgtcagataaataaaatcttaaaaaaaaatactggggtgacattttcaatttaattcattgagcatttactgagtttttctttcttttttttttccccaagattttatttatttatttgacagagagagatcacaagtaggcagagagagaagggaagcaggttccccgccaagcagagagaccaactcggggctcgatcccaggaccccgagatcatgacccaagccaaaggcagaggctcaacccactgagccacccaggtgctctactGAGTTTTTCTAGTCAAAATCCAGGGGATAAAGCAACATGGAAAAATCATAGTTGTGTCCTGAAGagacttatattttctttttcttttttaaaaatattttatttatgtatttgacacaagtaggcagagaggcaggcagagagagaggaggaagtaggctctactgagcagagaacccgatgcggggcttgatcccaggactctgggatcatgacctgagctgaaggcagaggctttaacccactgagccacccaggcaccccagggcttTTGACACATCCCTGCTATTCGTCAAGAATCTTTTACATTTTGGAACAAGATACCCCAGTCTCGTTTTGTATTTTCCCTCCCCTAGCCATAGAGTCAGCCATTCTGCCACAAAGCTCTGGTTCCTTTCAGTTGAGAATGGTGTTTAGAAGCCAAGATCTGGGTACGAAGTGTATCATTGCTTATTGGGGGGTTGCTGTTCCCAGGCTTCTTTGTAATAGATCTTGGgagtgtatatgtatgtatgtaaacacacacaacacaaatctatatctatatctatatctatatttgtaCATACATGTTAAAAATCATGACTTCACACCAGAACCTCAGTTCCAATCCAGCCGCATAAGGTTTATTCTTACTTTCTCCCTTTTTATATGGATACCTCCATCTTTGTCCTGCCTGGGCGGTGGCACCCCACCCAGGGGCCACCCTTCCACATGGATACATGAAACTCCATGCCAGGCTGAGGTCCCTACCTTATCCTGCTTTGGCTTTGGCTCCTCACACTGGGCCACCCTTCTGGTAGACAGCCTTCTCACCCTGCTTGCACTCAGTCTTATTCTCATCAGTAACCATAGCTTATTCTGGCAATTATTTTTGGAGGATGGGCAGGTTTCAGACTCCTGTGAGGGATTGGGAGAGTCTTGTTTGAGGAATTTAGTGAGGTAATTCTAATATACCAAGGCATCAGATCTCTCCCAGGATGTAGAATTACTGAGTTAGAGGAAAGAACtagtttattagtttatttttatatatgtggtaTCTAGTATTGGACGAGAAATGAGGGCTTATGGTATACTGAAACTGGTTATCTACTAGATTTAATGGATAATGTGAAAACGGAAAAAGGGTTCTGGTGACGATCTGGTTCTGACATTTGGAGGAACCCAGTGTGTTGCCCTTACTAACATATCCCTACTATTTTGAGATTTCAcagggtaaaaaaataaattgattaggTCCCATTTTgggcagtttttcttctttaatcataATAAATATAACCACTCTTTATACAGTGCAAGTCATGTGCACTCATGATAGAGAATTAGGATGTTAGACAGGCATGAAGAAATTAAGTGATGTGTCACATCACCCAGAGATGCTGACAGTTAAAATCTTTGTGTTGTCCaaagttttttgtgtgtttgtatatgtgtatgtgtgggtatttgtgtttttgtttttttttaaagattttatttatttacttgacagagatcacatgtaggcagagaggcaggcagagaggaagggaagcaggcctcctgctgagcagagagcccgatgtgggactcaatcccaggacccagagatcatgacctgagccaaaggcagcggcttaacccactgagccacccaggcaccccagggtatttgttttttatttgacaaaattgTTAACTGTGTTTAGGAAAAGTTTAAGTGCCAAGTAATTTGATTTGGTGTGGTTTTTAGTTTCATGCTCGAGGAATAAAGGATAGAGAGAGGATAGGTCAGTTCTCTCCCTTTGATGTTCCATAATTCTAACTATTTGTATCATCCATTAGCCACCTTAGCATGTATTGGCTTACACCTCTAATACATTCCAGGATAGCTGGAGTTCTTTTGTATCTCTgttggtgattttttttagaGTATTATATATGCTCAGTGATActtactgaagaaaagaaaaaatagaggtaAGGTAGagctataaaaggagaaagaaggaagaagcagggtgGCTTTGTTGTGTTTACTGCTTTTTAAACAGAGATATTTGGTTCTGAAAGGAAGATTTGAATGTGTTCAGCCTGACTCTTCTAGGCTTGGCTTATTTCTTTTAGGCTTTGGGCCATTGCTAATTTTCAAGCTGATACCATACAACCCACACTTTATTGAAAAGATAagtattgggggcacctgggtggctcagtgggttaagcctctgcctttggctcaggtcatgatcccagggtcctgggatcgagctccacattgggctctctgctcagcggggagcctgcttccctctctttttctgtgcctgcctctctgcctacttgtgatctctgtctgtcaaataaataaataaaaatctttaaaaaaaaaaaaaagaaagaaagaaaagaaaagtattcGGACTGTTGGTTCAGTGCTTATCCAAACTTGTGTTTGCATGTATTTGTTTGGAGTGTGAGAGTTTGAATATAGTGTtgttatttaaagttatttttgacTGCTATATTTTAGATATAAGATGAAAAAAcgaaatttcttttgtttttaaataaaacaggtAGCTTTGCAGTTTGGGGAGGTTTATTTTCCATGATTGACTGCAGTATGGTTCAAGTCAGGGGGAAAGAAGATCCCTGGAACTCCATCACAAGTGGTGCCTTAACAGGAGCCATACTGGCAGCAAGAAGTAAGCAATCATTAtctaaaaaagagggaaaagtaaGCCGTCATTACAGACACACTCGTAAAAGCAAGACTTTTTGGAAAACCTTATCTGTCTTAATTTAGTGATCTCTAATAAATCAAAAAGCATTGCTTAACTCAGCATAGCATGACTGTATATGGCAATTTTGGGGAAGAAAATTAAGAGTATTTATTTGGAACATTTAAGAATGAGAGCATGGGGTTCTAACCTATGCAGTGGTTAAGAGCAGTTCAAGTTCCAGTTCTGCCATTTAGTAACGTGTGACTGGGCATTTTGCCAAACTTTTTGTTTCAACCATAGTTTCCTCATTGACACTCTGGAGTTAATCATACCTGCCACATAGTATTGTTATGAATGAGGAGCTTAGAACCATCTTCTGGATCTTCGGGTCAGAAAGCAAATACagaattggggggtgggggcttagTGGTTTAGGCAAGGATCtgtaaactttttctgtaaagagccagatggtaaatattttagactttgtagGGCTGAGGGGGTCTTTGCCAGCAGATGCTTAGTTCTATGATAATAACGTGAAAACAGCCATGGatgatatataaatgaatgagcatgacTGTGCTAATAAAACTTTACATAAATAGGCGATGAACTGGATTTGACCTATGGACCTTAGTTTGTTGACACCTGGTTTTTAGCCAGTGAGAAAGGAGGGTTGGGAATGAGGGTAGCATGAACCTTACGGACAGCTCTTTCCTTTACTGAGTCTTATATTAAACTAGTTTTCTATTAAAGTAATCTGTTTGTTATTAATGTATCCAGATGGACCAGTGGCCATGGTTGGGTCAGCAGCGATGGGTGGCATTCTCCTAGCTTTAATTGAAGGAGCTGGTATCTTGTTGACGAGATTTGCCTCTGCCCAGTTTCCCAATGGTGAGTCTTCTTCCTGCTTACTACCATAGCTCAGACGCTGGAATGACCTCTTGATACTTAGAGCGAACCTGTCTTCTAAAATATGGTAGTTTGTGATTTCTGCATTTGCCATTGTTCATGAGGATTACGATAATAGGCCCTGGTTCTATTTGAAATGGTAGATGTGGCTGTGGTTATTGTGTTTAACCACAGTAACCAAAATGCTTTGGTTAGATGGTTTGCTGTTGATCCTTCTTACAGTTCTCAGGTTTTGTCAGTGCTTGTGTGCATATTTCTAAGAAATGGCCAGTCATTTTAGAGGTGTTTGAAGAAAGGTCCTTGCAGATGTGTGACAGTAATGGTAGTCCATCCACAACCTCTTattgtacatgtatgtatgtgccaggcattgttctagatgCTGGGATATAGTGGGAACCAAGCACTTAAATTCAGGTGGGAGGAGACCAGCTAACATGTTAACAGATAAATGAGATTTGATTGTTTTGCTTGCTTTGAAGAGGATGAAATAGAGTGATAGAAAGTAGCTATGTTTGGGAGGGTCACTTAACAGTTGGCAGGGGAAATTTTTTTGAGAGGTTGGTAAAATAATTTGTTGCTGATTGTTTCTTTTATCTGATATATAGGGAAAAGTTAAATCATGGGCTGAGTGATCATTACATGGTCAAGTAGTATTTGCTCAGCTGTTAAATTGTGTACCTTCTGGTAACCACAGAAAACTTCAGTTGTCTGTAAAGGGCCAGTGTTCCTTGAcattggaaggaagaaaaaagataatcatgAGGGTTTTAGTAGGAAAAATTTGACCTGgcatttggggaaggaaatatACAGAATAGCGACacatgttgaaaattatttttggagCCTGGAAAAGATTCAGCATAGAGTTAGGAATAGATCATAGTTCCCAGTTTGATTTGATTTCCCTGAGGCGCCTAGCAAGGGATTCAGTGTCTCTTTGGCACTGTTGGTAAACACTGCTCAGTAGATGCCAGGGATGTTCTAGGGACCTCCTAGATCCTCTCACCTTCTGTTCCTGCTTTTTAATCATTACTTCTGAGTTAATAATCTGTTATGATGGACACATTCTAATTTTGCTTCTTAGTTTGTTTTTATCACTTTGGTGTGAAAGGTTTCACGTAAAACATC from Neovison vison isolate M4711 chromosome 10, ASM_NN_V1, whole genome shotgun sequence includes these protein-coding regions:
- the TIMM17A gene encoding mitochondrial import inner membrane translocase subunit Tim17-A — its product is MEEYAREPCPWRIVDDCGGAFTMGTIGGGVFQAIKGFRNSPVGVNHRLRGSLTAIKTRAPQLGGSFAVWGGLFSMIDCSMVQVRGKEDPWNSITSGALTGAILAARNGPVAMVGSAAMGGILLALIEGAGILLTRFASAQFPNGPQFAEDPSQLPSAQLPSSPFGDYRQYQ